From a single bacterium genomic region:
- a CDS encoding TatD family hydrolase has translation MKLIDVHCHLQEKEFGQDLDHVIQRAKEGGVSKVIISTLSLEEIYKAYEMVKAYQGYVYLTVGYSPTTFNFAEIKEIQEFIRKNKEKIVGIGEVGLDYYWGKKEEREVQKRLFEEWIFLAKEVDLPLVVHSRSAGKDALEFLLENSPQRVLMHAFDGKRSWAKKGEEAGFYFSIPTSVVHSIQKQKLVESLKIESMMLETDSPVLSPVKGERNEPVNLKYALEKVSSIKSFPQEEVAEIITYQTAKFFNLNLN, from the coding sequence GTGAAGTTAATAGATGTTCATTGCCATCTTCAAGAAAAAGAGTTTGGTCAAGACTTAGACCATGTAATCCAAAGAGCAAAAGAGGGAGGAGTTTCAAAGGTTATCATCTCTACTTTGAGTTTAGAGGAGATTTATAAAGCCTATGAGATGGTGAAGGCTTATCAAGGCTATGTATATCTTACCGTTGGGTATAGTCCAACCACATTTAATTTCGCTGAAATAAAAGAGATCCAGGAGTTTATAAGGAAAAATAAAGAAAAGATTGTAGGCATTGGCGAAGTTGGTTTAGATTATTATTGGGGTAAAAAAGAAGAAAGGGAAGTCCAAAAGAGACTTTTCGAGGAATGGATTTTTCTGGCTAAGGAAGTTGATCTTCCTCTTGTTGTTCACTCTCGAAGCGCTGGTAAGGATGCTCTTGAATTTCTTTTAGAAAATTCTCCCCAAAGAGTCTTGATGCATGCCTTTGATGGAAAGAGAAGTTGGGCAAAAAAAGGAGAAGAAGCTGGTTTTTACTTTTCTATTCCTACCTCGGTGGTTCATTCAATTCAGAAACAAAAATTAGTTGAATCTTTAAAGATAGAATCTATGATGCTTGAAACTGATTCTCCTGTGCTTTCACCAGTTAAAGGGGAGAGAAATGAACCAGTTAATCTAAAGTATGCCTTAGAAAAGGTATCGAGTATAAAAAGTTTTCCCCAAGAAGAAGTAGCTGAAATTATAACTTACCAGACGGCAAAATTTTTTAATCTTAATCTAAATTAA
- a CDS encoding diguanylate cyclase produces the protein MLKKILIVDKLRSFIINAKNILERAGYKTLSTDNGLEALKLAFAEGPDLIISELDIPSLKGDHLCRLLKNNLATQEIPFILLTNPNYNQKKFSDLQIEPDEYFSKEIIKGLESPQLIHIVETLINKKRRSPQVLIKKIPETPLEALSLTNKLLDNKLYEATILKKILLSKNTYKYEETIVHILGLLGEIIDSDVATLFIKRMNTAFMAICLFKPVSDKFIEKIKKNIFSFIQKEGIEYDHEYFRVKIFHEQKFNNELPLAEALESYIDLPLTSRNHIKGILALGSKNKEAFPKLIKNTFENIIEVASTVLDNVFIYEQIRTLEISDSLTGLYNHRYFQEKLEEEFIRAKRYKTTFSLIIIDIDNFKTFNEIYGFKVGDLILKEMGYLIYHNFRIMDIPARYGGKKFSLILPETDLEGTKFSAERLRANTQKHTIKGLDKFITISIGFSEYSPDLKDKKEFLNQVETALKKAKELGKNKVVSWKEIEKEAE, from the coding sequence ATGCTTAAAAAGATCTTAATTGTAGATAAATTACGTAGCTTTATCATCAATGCCAAGAATATCTTAGAAAGAGCAGGGTATAAAACATTATCAACTGATAATGGTTTAGAAGCTCTAAAATTAGCCTTTGCAGAAGGTCCAGATCTGATTATTTCAGAATTAGATATTCCTTCATTAAAAGGAGACCATCTTTGTCGATTACTAAAGAATAATCTAGCTACTCAAGAAATTCCTTTTATCCTTCTGACTAATCCAAACTATAACCAAAAGAAATTTTCAGATCTTCAAATTGAACCAGACGAATACTTCTCTAAGGAAATTATCAAAGGATTAGAATCCCCTCAGCTTATTCATATTGTAGAAACTCTGATTAATAAAAAAAGAAGGTCACCTCAAGTTTTGATAAAAAAGATTCCAGAAACTCCTCTGGAGGCCTTGTCTTTAACTAACAAACTTTTAGATAATAAGCTTTACGAAGCTACTATCCTTAAAAAGATCCTTCTCTCTAAAAATACCTATAAATATGAAGAGACCATTGTTCATATTTTAGGGCTTTTAGGAGAGATTATTGATAGTGATGTAGCTACTCTCTTTATAAAAAGAATGAATACGGCTTTTATGGCCATTTGTCTTTTTAAACCAGTGAGTGATAAGTTTATTGAAAAAATTAAGAAGAATATTTTTTCTTTTATCCAAAAGGAAGGGATTGAGTATGATCATGAATATTTCAGGGTAAAAATTTTCCATGAGCAAAAATTCAATAACGAGTTGCCTCTGGCTGAAGCTTTAGAATCCTATATCGACCTTCCTCTTACTTCTCGTAATCATATTAAGGGTATATTAGCTTTAGGAAGTAAAAATAAAGAAGCTTTTCCTAAGCTTATAAAGAATACCTTTGAAAATATCATTGAGGTAGCTTCTACGGTGTTAGATAATGTTTTTATATATGAACAAATCAGGACTTTAGAGATTAGTGACAGCTTGACTGGGCTTTATAACCATCGTTACTTTCAAGAAAAATTAGAAGAAGAATTTATTCGAGCCAAGAGATATAAGACTACATTTTCTTTAATCATTATCGATATTGATAATTTTAAGACCTTTAATGAAATTTATGGTTTTAAGGTGGGAGACCTTATCTTAAAGGAGATGGGTTATTTAATCTACCATAACTTTCGAATAATGGATATTCCAGCTCGCTATGGAGGAAAAAAGTTTTCTTTAATTCTTCCTGAGACAGATTTAGAAGGAACAAAGTTTTCGGCAGAAAGGTTAAGGGCAAATACTCAAAAACATACTATTAAAGGCTTGGATAAGTTTATTACTATAAGTATAGGGTTTTCTGAATACTCTCCTGATTTAAAAGACAAAAAAGAATTTTTAAATCAAGTTGAAACTGCTCTTAAAAAAGCTAAAGAATTAGGTAAGAACAAGGTAGTTTCTTGGAAAGAAATAGAAAAGGAAGCAGAGTAA